From the Gavia stellata isolate bGavSte3 chromosome 22, bGavSte3.hap2, whole genome shotgun sequence genome, one window contains:
- the LOC104261307 gene encoding GTP-binding protein Rhes-like: MSLVVKEKNHVRLVFLGAAGVGKTALIRRFLMDTFEPKHRRTVEELHSKEYEVCGATVKVEILDTSGSYSFPAMRKLSIQNSDAFALVYAIDDAESFESIKSLREEILEVKEDKFPPIVVVGNKAESGSERQVPAEDALSLVELDWNSRFVETSAKDNENVLEVFRELLQQANLPSRLSPALCKRRETLPKEQALRPPMNKTNSCSVC; the protein is encoded by the coding sequence ATGTCCCTGGTGGTGAAGGAGAAGAACCACGTGCGGTTGGTCTTCTTGGGCGCCGCCGGCGTGGGCAAGACAGCCCTCATCCGCCGCTTCCTGATGGACACCTTCGAGCCCAAGCACCGGCGCACGGTGGAGGAGCTGCACAGCAAGGAGTACGAGGTGTGCGGGGCCACGGTCAAGGTGGAAATCCTGGACACCAGCGGCAGCTACTCCTTCCCGGCCATGAGGAAGCTCTCAATCCAGAACAGCGATGCTTTCGCCCTGGTCTACGCCATAGACGACGCTGAGTCCTTCGAGAGCATCAAGAGCCTGCGGGAGGAGATCCTGGAGGTGAAGGAAGACAAGTTCCCTCCCATCGTGGTGGTCGGCAACAAGGCGGAGAGTGGCAGCGAGCGGCAGGTGCCGGCGGAGGATGCCTTGTCGCTGGTGGAGCTGGACTGGAACAGCCGCTTTGTGGAGACGTCGGCCAAGGACAACGAGAATGTCCTGGAGGTCttcagggagctgctgcagcaagctaaCCTGCCCAGCCGGCTCAGCCCGGCgctctgcaagaggagggagACGTTGCCCAAGGAGCAGGCGCTCCGGCCTCCCATGAACAAGACCAACAGCTGCTCGGTGTGCTGA